The nucleotide sequence TTCCGCCCGATCCTCCGTCGCCAGGGTCATCGCAAAGGCCTGCCGCTCCCACACCAGCCCCCACGACAGCGGCCCTTCGAGCCCACGCCGGGTCACCTCTTTGATGAGCCGCAGGGCCACGGGTGCCTGCCGCGCAAGCTCGCCCGCCAGCTTCTCCGCCTCGCCCAGCACCTGGCCGTCGGGCACGACCCGGTTGACCAGCCCGACCCGCCACGCCTCCCGAGCATCCATGCGGGCCCCCGTCATGAGCCACTCCAGAGCGCGCCCGAGCCCGACGAGGCGCGCCAGCCGCTGCGTGCCACCGGCGCCCGGCATGATCCCGAGCCGGATCTCGGGCTGGCCGAAGGCGGCGCTCTCCCCGGCGATCCGGATGTCGGCCTGCATCGCGATCTCGAGGCCCCCGCCCATGGCGGCGCCCTGGATGGCCGCCACCACCGGCTTCTCGCAGGCGCTCACCCGCTCGAACAAGGGTGCGCGCCGGCGGATCCACGCTTGCGCCGCGGCCGCCCCGTCGATCCCTTCCATCTCCGTGATGTCCGCCCCGGCGCAGAAGTGCTTGCCCGCCCCCGCCAGCACGATGGCCCTCACCGCCGGCTCCTGCTCGGCCCTGTCCAGGGCCACGGCCAGGGCCGAGAGCAGGGCGTAGCTCAACGCATTGTACTTGTCGGGCCGGTTGAGGGTGATGACGGCGTACCCCTCCCGGGGCTCGTAGCGCACGAGCCCTTCCCCGGCCTCCTCCGGGACGGTCTTTGCCGCGTCATCTCGGGACTCCATCGCTCTCACCCACTCCCCCTTCACACCGGGTAGACGGGGTTGCGACGGTGGGAGAACGCCGGCACCGGGCGGTGCCCGTAGAGCTCGAGGCGTTCCACGATCTCCTGCCGCAACCGCTCGGGGGGCACCACGGCGTCGACGATGAGCTGGGAGGCAAGCCGGACGACATCGACGTCCCGGGTGTACTCCTCGCGCTTTTCCTCGACGAACGCGCCCCGCTCCGCCTCGGGCAGCTGCATGATGCGGTTGTAGTAGACCGCATTCACGGCCGCCTCGGGCCCCATGACCGCGATCTGGGCGGTGGGCAGGGCCAGGGTGCAGTCCGGTTCGAAGGCGGGCCCCGCCATCGCGTAGAGCCCTGCCCCGTAACACTTGCGGACGATGACGGCGATCTTGGGCACCGTCGCCTCGCTCGTGGCGCAGATCATCTTGGCCCCGTGCCGGATGATGCCCTGGCGCTCCACCCGGCTTCCGATCATGAAGCCGGGCACGTCGGCCAGGTACAACAACGGGATGCCGTACGCGTTGCACAGCCAGACGAAGCGCGCCGCTTTGTCCGAGGAGTCCACGAAGAGCACGCCGCCCTTGACCTTGGGCTGGTTGGCAACGATTCCCACCGCCCGCCCCTCGATGCGGGCCAGCGCCGTGATGATCTCGGGCGCGTACAGCCTCTTGATCTCGAGCAGCGACCCCTCGTCGACCAGCGCCTCGATGAGCTCCATCATGTCGAAAGGCGTGTTGGGGCGCAGGGGCACGATCTCCGCGACCGGCCGGCCCGGGCGCGGCGGCACCGGCGCAGCGGCGGGCGGCTTCGCCTGCCAGTGGTCGGGCATGTAGGCGAGGTAACGGCGCACCAGGGCGATCGCCTCGTCCTCGCTGCTCGCCAACCAGTCGCCCAGCCCGCTCTCGGTGCAGTGCATGCGGGCGCCGCCCATCTCCTCGAGGCTCACCTTCTCGCCGATCACCATCTCGGCCATCCGGGGCGAGCCGAGGAAAGCGCTCGCGTTGGCGTCGACCATGATGGTCACGTCGGACAGCGCCGGGACGTACGCCGCCCCGGCCGGCGACGGCCCGAAGAGGACGCAGACCTGGGGAACGACGCCGGACATCTTCACCTGGTTGTAGAAGATGCGCCCGGCATGGCGCCGCCCCGGGAACATCTCCACCTGGTCGGTGATGCGCGCCCCGGCCGAGTCGACCAGGTAGATCATGGGCACCGCCATGCGCATCGCGGTCTCCTGGATGCGCACGATCTTCTCGACGGTGCGGGCGCCCCACGAACCCGCCTTCACCGTGGAATCCGACGCCATGAAGCAGACCGGCCGCCCGTGGATGCGGCCGATGCCCGTCACCACCGCGTCGGCGGCGAGTTCCGGGCTCTCGGCGGCCGCGAGCAACCCGTCTTCCACCATGGCGGAGCCGGGGTCGAGCAGCCGACGCAGCCGTTCCCGCACGAAGAGCTTGCCCTGGGCCGCCGCCGACTCGTGGTAGCGCCGGGGGCCTCCGGCCAGGGCCCGCGCTTCGGCCTGGCGCACCCGCTCGTGCACGTCGGCCGGCGCCTGAGAAGGCGCAAGGGGGAGTGACTCGTCCGCCACGGCCGCCTCAGCGCCCCTTCCACTGCGGCGCCCGCTTTTCGAGGAACGCGCGCACGCCTTCCTGGAAATCGTCGCTCCCGGCGAGCACGAGCCGCAGCGCGTGCAGGTACTCGATGGCGCTCCCCACCGGGAGATCCCGGCTCTCGGCCCACCCCCGCAGGCCCACTTCGACGGCCAGCGGGCTCCAGCCGGCGATCTGGCGGGCCACCGCGCCGGCCTCTTCCGGCAGCCGGTCGTGGGGCACGACCCGGTGGACGAGCCCCATCGCCTGGGCCTCGTGGGCATCGAAGAGGCGCCCGGTCAGGCCGAGCTCCAGGGCGCGCCGCTCCCCCACCGCCCGGGCCAGCGCCGGCATCACCACCATGGGAAACATGCCGAGGCGTACCTCGGTCGCCCCGAAGCGGGCCCGGTCGGAGGCCACCGCCACGTGAGCGAGCGCCACCAGCCCCAGGCCGCCCCCCAGCGCCCACCCGTTGACCGCGGCCACCAGCGGCCGGCGAAGCCCGGCTCCCAGCTTGAACAGCCGCACCAGCGCCTCTCCACCGGCGAAGGCCTCCGGGGCCGGCCGGCCGCCCGTGGCGGCGAACTCCCGCAGGTCCGCCCCCGCGCAAAACGCCTCGCCGCTGCCGGTCAGCAGGATCGCCCGGACCGCGGGCAACCGTTCGGCCTGCTCGAGGGCATCCGCGAGCGCCGCAGCCGCCTCTCCGGTGAGGGGATTGCGCCGTTCGGGGTCGCTCAGGGTGAGGCGCAGCACCCCGGCCTCGTCGGGCCCTTCGCGCACCACGTGGCCGCTCATTCCAGCACCACCAGCACGTCGCCCTCCTGCACGAAGTCGCCCGGCCTCACCCGTACTTCCCGGACCTGCCCTCCGGCCGGCGCCGTCACAGGGATCTCCATCTTCATGGACTCCAGCACCACGACCTCGTCGCCCGGCCGCACCGAAGCCCCCGGCTCCACCGCGACCCGGGCCACCATCCCCGTCATCTCAGCTTTGACCGGCGTCATGCTCCTTCACGACCTGCCCCCCGTGCGGGGCGGCGGCAGCAGCGCTGCCCGTCCCGGCCCCGTCCGTCTCCATCCAGCGGGTCGCCTCCTCGACCAGCTCGGCCACGTCGCGCACCTGGACCTCCCGCTCGCCGGCCGCCGCCTTGACGGCGTCGTCCAGCATCGCCATGCAAAACGGGCAGCCCACCGCCACGGTCTCGGCGCCGGTGGCGATGGCCTCCCCGGCCCTGAGCCGGCTGACCCGCTGCCCTTCCGGCTCCTCCACCCACATGCGCCCGCCGCCGGCCCCGCAGCAGAGGCTCTTGGTACGGTTGCGGGGCATCTCCACCAGCTCGGCGCCGCCCAGCTCCTCCAGGACGAGCCGCGGTGGCTCCAACACGCCGTTGTGCCGCCCCAGGTAGCACGGATCGTGGAAGGTCACCCGCTGCTCGCGCGCTTCGGACGGCCGGGCTTTCAGGCGTCCTTCGCCCGCGAGCTTCGCGAGCATCTCGGTGTGGTGGGTCACCTGGTAGCGGCCGCCGAACGCGGGGTATTCGTTCTTGAACGTGTTGAAGCAATGCGGGCACGTCGTGACGATGCGCCGCACGCCCAGCCGCTCGAAGGTCTCGATGTTGGCCCGGGCCAGCTGCTCGAAGAGGAACTCGTTGCCGATCCGCCTCGCCGGGTCGCCCGTGCACTGCTCTTGCGCCCCCAGCACGCCCACGCGCACACCGGCCCGCAAGAGCGACGTGACGAACGCCCGCGCCACCTTCTGGTTGCGTTCGTCGAAGGCGGCGGCGCACCCCGCCCAGTACACCACGTCGACGGAGGCGGCCTGGCCGGGCTCGGTCAGTTCCACGATCCCGAGGCCCTGGTACCAGCCGGTGCGGCTGGCCGTCGCCCCCCGGAACGGATGGCCCCGGGCCTCCAGGCTCCGCAGCGCGTCCTGCATGGTCTCGGGGAACTCTGACTCTTCCATCACCAGGTACCGGCGCATCTCCACGATCTTGGGAACGTGCTCGATGAAGACGGGGCACGCCTCCATGCACGCCATGCAGGTGGTGCACGCCCACAGCGCCTCGGGCCGGACGACTTCGCCGGCCAGCTTGCGGGGCGCGGCGCCGTCACCCGGGCCGTCTCTCAGCTCGTTGCGCAGGTCGAGGATGAGGTCCATCGGCGAAAGCGGCTTGCCGGTCATGCTGGCCGGGCAGACCGCCGTGCAACGCCCGCACTCGGTGCAGACGTCGAGGTCGAAGAGGTCTTTCCAGCGCAGATCCGACGGA is from Limnochorda sp. L945t and encodes:
- a CDS encoding enoyl-CoA hydratase/isomerase family protein; the protein is MSGHVVREGPDEAGVLRLTLSDPERRNPLTGEAAAALADALEQAERLPAVRAILLTGSGEAFCAGADLREFAATGGRPAPEAFAGGEALVRLFKLGAGLRRPLVAAVNGWALGGGLGLVALAHVAVASDRARFGATEVRLGMFPMVVMPALARAVGERRALELGLTGRLFDAHEAQAMGLVHRVVPHDRLPEEAGAVARQIAGWSPLAVEVGLRGWAESRDLPVGSAIEYLHALRLVLAGSDDFQEGVRAFLEKRAPQWKGR
- a CDS encoding heterodisulfide reductase-related iron-sulfur binding cluster, with protein sequence MPTPPVNEATREVFWNIPHAGVIVMYVLAAVAAGIFGYGIWRRWRVWRQGRPVARLTPVWPRLLLVLRHVAAHGRLLADRVAGLYHFAFFWGFVFLFAGTVVVFIHQDFGLRIMQGRFYLYFQSAALDAMGLAAIAGVGAALWQRYVAKNPRLRRGIWSDAAILVLFELILVTGYLVEGLRIAATHDPWAPWSFAGLAVARGAWALGLGEATLRAWHAGLWWLHFALAMAFIAYVPYSKLLHLVLAPANVYLQPLRAPASPAPIDFEKAQRLGASAPSDLRWKDLFDLDVCTECGRCTAVCPASMTGKPLSPMDLILDLRNELRDGPGDGAAPRKLAGEVVRPEALWACTTCMACMEACPVFIEHVPKIVEMRRYLVMEESEFPETMQDALRSLEARGHPFRGATASRTGWYQGLGIVELTEPGQAASVDVVYWAGCAAAFDERNQKVARAFVTSLLRAGVRVGVLGAQEQCTGDPARRIGNEFLFEQLARANIETFERLGVRRIVTTCPHCFNTFKNEYPAFGGRYQVTHHTEMLAKLAGEGRLKARPSEAREQRVTFHDPCYLGRHNGVLEPPRLVLEELGGAELVEMPRNRTKSLCCGAGGGRMWVEEPEGQRVSRLRAGEAIATGAETVAVGCPFCMAMLDDAVKAAAGEREVQVRDVAELVEEATRWMETDGAGTGSAAAAAPHGGQVVKEHDAGQS
- a CDS encoding biotin/lipoyl-binding carrier protein, whose translation is MTPVKAEMTGMVARVAVEPGASVRPGDEVVVLESMKMEIPVTAPAGGQVREVRVRPGDFVQEGDVLVVLE
- a CDS encoding acyl-CoA carboxylase subunit beta, producing the protein MADESLPLAPSQAPADVHERVRQAEARALAGGPRRYHESAAAQGKLFVRERLRRLLDPGSAMVEDGLLAAAESPELAADAVVTGIGRIHGRPVCFMASDSTVKAGSWGARTVEKIVRIQETAMRMAVPMIYLVDSAGARITDQVEMFPGRRHAGRIFYNQVKMSGVVPQVCVLFGPSPAGAAYVPALSDVTIMVDANASAFLGSPRMAEMVIGEKVSLEEMGGARMHCTESGLGDWLASSEDEAIALVRRYLAYMPDHWQAKPPAAAPVPPRPGRPVAEIVPLRPNTPFDMMELIEALVDEGSLLEIKRLYAPEIITALARIEGRAVGIVANQPKVKGGVLFVDSSDKAARFVWLCNAYGIPLLYLADVPGFMIGSRVERQGIIRHGAKMICATSEATVPKIAVIVRKCYGAGLYAMAGPAFEPDCTLALPTAQIAVMGPEAAVNAVYYNRIMQLPEAERGAFVEEKREEYTRDVDVVRLASQLIVDAVVPPERLRQEIVERLELYGHRPVPAFSHRRNPVYPV
- a CDS encoding enoyl-CoA hydratase/isomerase family protein, producing MESRDDAAKTVPEEAGEGLVRYEPREGYAVITLNRPDKYNALSYALLSALAVALDRAEQEPAVRAIVLAGAGKHFCAGADITEMEGIDGAAAAQAWIRRRAPLFERVSACEKPVVAAIQGAAMGGGLEIAMQADIRIAGESAAFGQPEIRLGIMPGAGGTQRLARLVGLGRALEWLMTGARMDAREAWRVGLVNRVVPDGQVLGEAEKLAGELARQAPVALRLIKEVTRRGLEGPLSWGLVWERQAFAMTLATEDRAEGVRAFLEKRPPSFRGR